One part of the Brevundimonas sp. NIBR11 genome encodes these proteins:
- a CDS encoding aromatic ring-hydroxylating dioxygenase subunit alpha, which produces MSPADSPAPILDTKAPEAKAPPAAFGKGFVLDTWYFAALSRDVAEASLKRYELLGEPVLIGRRRDGQAYAMRDICPHRAAPLSAGRLVQKPGEPETVECPYHGWRFRTDGACAAIPSLVDDQAFEPERIRVRSYPVVESQGMVFVFVRSDPRSDVEPDHPPPTFPGVVGGDAKLVEWMDFDSHIDHAVVGLMDPAHGPYVHQQWWWRSEHSMHEKSKAFEPRELGFAMVRHAPSSNSRAYKILGGAPATEITFRLPGYRWEHIQVGDKQVLALTCLTPITETKTRITQIFWSDHWVFGIAKPFLQMGVVAFLKQDGGMVNLQNEGLRYDPALIWIDDADKQAKWYQQLKREWQKSRAEGRGFSNPVRPAVLKWKS; this is translated from the coding sequence ATGAGCCCAGCCGACAGCCCAGCCCCAATTCTCGACACCAAGGCTCCGGAAGCGAAAGCCCCGCCCGCCGCCTTCGGCAAGGGGTTCGTGCTGGACACCTGGTATTTCGCCGCCCTGTCGCGCGACGTCGCGGAGGCCTCGCTGAAGCGCTACGAACTGCTGGGCGAGCCGGTCCTGATCGGTCGGCGGCGCGACGGTCAGGCCTATGCGATGCGCGACATCTGTCCCCACCGGGCCGCGCCGCTGTCGGCCGGACGTCTGGTGCAGAAGCCGGGCGAGCCCGAAACGGTCGAATGCCCCTATCACGGCTGGCGCTTCCGCACCGACGGGGCTTGCGCCGCCATTCCCTCGCTGGTCGACGATCAGGCCTTCGAGCCCGAGCGGATCCGCGTGCGTTCCTATCCGGTGGTCGAGAGCCAGGGGATGGTCTTCGTCTTCGTCCGCTCAGACCCGCGCTCGGACGTCGAGCCCGACCATCCGCCCCCAACCTTCCCCGGCGTGGTCGGCGGGGACGCGAAACTGGTCGAGTGGATGGATTTCGACAGCCATATCGACCACGCGGTGGTCGGGCTCATGGATCCGGCCCACGGCCCCTATGTCCACCAGCAATGGTGGTGGCGCTCCGAACATTCGATGCACGAGAAGTCCAAGGCCTTCGAGCCGCGAGAGCTGGGCTTCGCCATGGTGCGGCATGCGCCCTCATCGAACTCGCGCGCCTACAAGATCCTGGGCGGCGCCCCCGCGACGGAGATCACCTTCCGCCTGCCTGGCTATCGCTGGGAGCATATCCAGGTGGGGGATAAACAGGTTCTGGCCCTGACCTGCCTGACGCCGATCACCGAGACGAAAACGCGGATCACCCAGATCTTCTGGTCCGACCACTGGGTGTTCGGGATCGCCAAACCCTTCCTGCAGATGGGGGTGGTCGCCTTCCTGAAGCAGGACGGCGGGATGGTGAACCTGCAGAACGAAGGCCTGCGCTACGATCCGGCCCTGATCTGGATCGATGACGCCGACAAGCAGGCGAAATGGTACCAGCAGCTGAAGCGCGAATGGCAGAAAAGCCGCGCTGAGGGGCGCGGCTTCTCCAATCCGGTCAGGCCGGCGGTCCTGAAGTGGAAGAGCTAG
- a CDS encoding TetR/AcrR family transcriptional regulator produces the protein MRESASTATPSTDTQPRLNRRQAAKVRTRQKVLDAARSLFAERGYEPATIRDIAKSAGMSTGAVFANFQDKAELFEAVLTEDMAGLAEVMLNGAGDGSTRDRLVNALTAGYHGSIDQLPLFQAIVARSWFQPVAAETRQRAATQGLTDVISDILRAGIGAGEIKQDADVALLTELTWDAYLSNYRRAAYDGWTVDQLADHIGRQVDALLAGVSTQ, from the coding sequence ATGCGTGAGTCCGCGTCGACCGCCACCCCCTCCACCGATACGCAACCCCGCCTGAACCGCCGTCAGGCCGCCAAGGTCCGCACGCGCCAGAAGGTTCTGGACGCCGCTCGCAGCCTCTTCGCCGAGCGCGGCTACGAGCCCGCCACCATCCGCGACATCGCCAAGAGCGCGGGCATGTCCACCGGCGCCGTCTTCGCCAACTTCCAGGACAAGGCCGAGCTGTTCGAAGCCGTCCTGACCGAGGACATGGCCGGTCTGGCCGAGGTCATGCTGAACGGCGCCGGCGACGGTTCGACGCGTGACCGCCTCGTCAACGCCCTGACCGCCGGCTACCATGGCTCGATCGACCAGCTGCCGCTGTTCCAGGCCATCGTCGCCCGCTCGTGGTTCCAGCCCGTCGCCGCCGAGACGCGCCAGCGCGCCGCCACCCAAGGCCTGACCGACGTCATCTCCGACATCCTGCGCGCCGGCATCGGCGCTGGTGAGATCAAGCAGGACGCCGATGTGGCCCTGCTGACCGAGCTGACATGGGACGCCTACCTGTCGAACTACCGCCGCGCCGCCTACGACGGCTGGACCGTGGACCAGCTGGCCGACCACATCGGCCGCCAGGTCGATGCCCTGCTGGCCGGCGTCAGCACCCAATGA
- a CDS encoding cation:proton antiporter produces MAGGHGGGDYKDLVVFLAAAGVVVPLFNRWKISPVLGFLAAGVLLGPDGLGRFADVIPWLSWLTIDDAAQLAQLSELGVAFLLFMIGLELSWERLKAMRRLVFGFGMMQVVVCSAVLAGAFLLLGQPFAGAAVLGMGLALSSTAVVLPVMAERGRMRGNVGRATFGALLAQDLAVAPILITVTVLTTLTAGGGDLSPSVLGPALLTLVPAAVGIALIVLVGRLGLRPLFRSVAKTRTKSHGGSQELFVALCLLIVVGAGVAAQAAGLSMSLGALIAGVLLAETEYRREIEINIEPFKGLLLGVFFVGVGIGLDLDVVAAEPVLVFGLALGVIAIKAVLIFGLAKAWGLSARAAIETALVLGPAGEFAFVIVNTSLVSGAATPAFTQAVLVAATISMFAVPLVAMLGQRLASTSAAAPVSTLVPGAGPDAKDAAVLIVGFGRVGRLVAEMLKEHGQTFLAVDADPATVAAGRRDGYDVSYGDAARPEMLALCGVGTIRALVVTMDAPGKVDDVVIAARGLRDDLIVIARARDDRHAARLYGLGVTDAVPETTEASLQLAENTLVDLGVPMGLVLASIHERRDQFRAVFQAAIPEDRRNRKTRALRASLKP; encoded by the coding sequence ATGGCGGGCGGACACGGGGGCGGCGACTACAAGGATCTGGTCGTCTTCCTGGCGGCGGCGGGGGTGGTCGTGCCCCTGTTCAATCGCTGGAAGATCAGCCCCGTGCTGGGCTTTCTCGCGGCCGGGGTGCTGCTCGGGCCCGATGGTCTCGGCCGGTTCGCCGATGTCATCCCCTGGCTGTCCTGGCTGACCATCGACGACGCGGCCCAGTTGGCCCAGTTGTCGGAGCTCGGCGTCGCCTTCCTCCTCTTCATGATCGGGCTGGAGCTGTCCTGGGAACGGCTGAAGGCCATGCGACGCCTCGTCTTCGGCTTCGGCATGATGCAGGTCGTCGTCTGTTCCGCCGTGCTTGCCGGCGCCTTCCTCCTGCTGGGCCAGCCTTTCGCCGGCGCCGCCGTCCTCGGCATGGGCCTGGCCCTGTCGTCCACGGCGGTCGTCCTGCCCGTCATGGCCGAGCGCGGCCGGATGCGGGGCAATGTCGGCCGCGCCACCTTCGGCGCCCTTCTGGCGCAGGATCTGGCCGTTGCGCCGATCCTGATCACCGTCACCGTCCTGACGACCCTGACGGCGGGCGGCGGCGACCTGTCGCCCTCGGTTCTGGGGCCGGCGCTTTTGACGCTCGTGCCCGCCGCCGTAGGCATCGCCCTGATCGTGCTGGTCGGCCGCCTGGGTTTGCGGCCCCTGTTCCGCTCGGTCGCCAAGACCCGGACCAAGTCCCATGGCGGCAGTCAGGAGCTGTTCGTGGCCCTGTGCCTGCTCATCGTCGTCGGCGCCGGCGTGGCGGCCCAGGCCGCCGGCCTGTCCATGAGCCTCGGCGCCCTGATCGCCGGCGTCCTGCTGGCCGAGACCGAGTACCGCCGCGAGATCGAGATCAACATCGAACCCTTCAAGGGCCTGTTGCTGGGCGTCTTCTTCGTCGGCGTCGGCATCGGTCTGGACCTCGACGTGGTCGCGGCCGAGCCCGTGCTGGTCTTCGGCCTGGCGCTCGGCGTCATCGCCATCAAGGCGGTCCTGATCTTCGGTCTGGCCAAGGCCTGGGGGCTCTCGGCCCGCGCCGCCATCGAGACCGCCCTGGTGCTCGGCCCGGCCGGCGAGTTCGCCTTCGTCATCGTCAACACCAGCCTGGTCTCGGGCGCCGCGACCCCGGCCTTCACCCAGGCGGTGCTGGTCGCCGCTACGATCTCGATGTTCGCCGTCCCGCTCGTCGCCATGCTGGGCCAGCGACTGGCCAGCACCTCCGCCGCCGCGCCCGTCTCCACCCTCGTCCCGGGGGCCGGGCCGGACGCGAAGGACGCCGCCGTCCTGATCGTGGGCTTCGGCCGCGTCGGTCGTCTGGTCGCCGAGATGCTGAAGGAACACGGCCAGACCTTCCTCGCCGTGGACGCCGACCCCGCCACCGTCGCCGCCGGTCGTCGCGACGGCTACGACGTCTCCTACGGCGACGCCGCCCGGCCCGAGATGCTGGCCCTGTGCGGCGTCGGAACCATCCGGGCCCTGGTCGTCACCATGGACGCGCCGGGCAAGGTCGACGATGTCGTCATCGCCGCCCGGGGGCTGCGCGACGACCTGATCGTCATCGCTCGAGCGCGCGACGACCGCCATGCGGCCCGTCTCTATGGTCTGGGCGTCACCGACGCCGTGCCCGAGACGACCGAGGCCAGCCTGCAGCTGGCTGAGAACACCCTGGTCGATCTGGGCGTGCCCATGGGTCTGGTCCTGGCCTCGATCCACGAGCGGCGCGATCAGTTCCGGGCGGTCTTCCAGGCGGCGATCCCGGAAGACCGGCGAAATCGCAAGACCCGCGCCCTCAGGGCCAGCCTGAAACCTTAA
- a CDS encoding M13-type metalloendopeptidase, which translates to MKSLLIGAALGALLLPAAASAQDHDHGCIDEACTIQSIFQDGDAPFTGYRGVETPHYGTWGFDVSGMDRSVLPGDNFNRFANGAALDRTVIPADRSSYGISFGLLRELSDNRVKAMIDALVARTDLQAGTDEQKIADAYRSYMDVARIEALDAQPLQPYLTAIRAADSHEAMAAYMGQTIGGLGGSFFGTGITTDQKDPNRYVVSTSQSGLGLPNRDYYLSPLFAEKKVKYQAYVARMLEMIGWDNPAAAAAAIVEMETKIAEAHWTPAESRDRDRTYNEYTIQRLVADAPGFDWAGYFGAARLGDIPRLIVRQNTALPKIAAIYAETPVSTLQAWQAFQTVDRAAPRLSQRFSDAQWEFRSKELSGALEQRSRDKRGISFADGALGEAVGRQYVAEYFPAESKAKMEELVANLRVALSHRIDNLSWMSAETKAAAHAKLDKFTVKIAYPDRWRDYSDLDIRADDLFGNGERASKFRWEYDLARLNEPVDKTEWGMTPQTVNAYYNSTNNEIVFPAAILQPPFFDPDADPAVNYGGIGGVIGHEIGHGFDDQGRKSDGDGVLRDWWTPADATAFNALTTRLGAQYSAYEPIEGHFVNGGLTMGENIGDASGVAVGLEAYHLSLNGAEAPVIDGFTGDQRFFLGWAQVWQAKYRDDALKNQIATDPHSPSEFRVIGPLRNVDAWYAAFDVQPGTRYYLTPEERVRIW; encoded by the coding sequence ATGAAGTCTTTGCTTATCGGTGCGGCGCTCGGCGCCCTCCTGCTGCCTGCCGCCGCCTCTGCTCAGGACCATGACCACGGCTGCATCGACGAGGCCTGCACGATCCAGTCCATCTTCCAGGACGGCGACGCGCCCTTTACCGGCTATCGGGGTGTCGAGACGCCCCACTACGGAACCTGGGGCTTCGACGTTTCGGGCATGGACCGGTCGGTCCTGCCGGGCGACAATTTCAACCGCTTCGCCAACGGCGCGGCGCTGGATCGCACGGTGATCCCGGCGGATCGCTCCAGCTACGGCATTTCCTTCGGCCTGCTGCGCGAGTTGTCTGACAATCGGGTCAAGGCGATGATCGACGCCCTGGTGGCCCGCACCGACCTGCAGGCCGGCACCGACGAGCAGAAGATCGCCGACGCCTACCGCTCCTACATGGACGTCGCCCGGATCGAGGCGCTCGACGCCCAGCCGCTGCAACCCTACCTCACCGCCATCCGCGCCGCCGACAGCCATGAGGCCATGGCCGCCTATATGGGCCAGACCATCGGCGGTCTGGGCGGCTCCTTCTTCGGCACCGGGATCACGACCGACCAGAAGGACCCGAACCGCTACGTCGTCTCGACCAGCCAGTCGGGCCTGGGCCTGCCCAACCGCGACTACTATCTGTCGCCGCTCTTCGCCGAGAAGAAGGTCAAGTATCAGGCCTATGTCGCCCGGATGCTGGAGATGATCGGCTGGGACAATCCCGCGGCCGCGGCCGCCGCCATCGTCGAGATGGAGACCAAGATCGCCGAGGCCCACTGGACCCCGGCCGAGAGCCGCGACCGCGATCGGACCTACAATGAGTACACGATCCAGCGCCTGGTCGCCGACGCGCCCGGCTTCGACTGGGCCGGCTATTTCGGCGCCGCGCGTCTGGGCGACATCCCCCGCCTGATCGTGCGCCAGAACACCGCCCTGCCGAAGATCGCGGCCATCTACGCCGAGACCCCGGTCTCGACCCTGCAGGCCTGGCAGGCGTTCCAGACCGTGGACCGCGCCGCGCCGCGCCTGTCGCAGCGGTTCTCGGACGCCCAGTGGGAGTTCCGCTCCAAGGAGCTCTCGGGCGCCCTGGAACAGCGCAGCCGCGACAAGCGGGGCATCAGCTTCGCCGATGGGGCGCTGGGCGAGGCCGTCGGCCGCCAGTATGTCGCCGAATACTTCCCGGCCGAATCGAAGGCCAAGATGGAAGAGCTGGTCGCCAACCTGCGTGTGGCGCTCAGCCACCGGATCGACAACCTCAGCTGGATGAGCGCCGAGACCAAGGCCGCGGCCCACGCCAAGCTGGACAAGTTCACCGTCAAGATCGCCTACCCCGACCGCTGGCGCGACTATTCGGACCTGGATATCCGCGCCGACGACCTGTTCGGCAACGGCGAACGGGCGTCGAAATTCCGCTGGGAATACGACCTGGCCCGCCTGAACGAGCCAGTCGACAAGACCGAGTGGGGCATGACGCCCCAGACGGTGAACGCCTATTACAACTCGACCAACAACGAGATCGTCTTCCCGGCCGCGATCCTGCAGCCGCCCTTCTTCGATCCGGACGCGGACCCGGCCGTCAACTACGGCGGCATCGGCGGCGTCATCGGCCACGAGATCGGCCACGGCTTCGACGATCAGGGCAGGAAGTCGGACGGCGACGGCGTGCTGCGCGACTGGTGGACCCCGGCAGATGCGACCGCCTTCAACGCCCTGACCACCCGCCTGGGCGCCCAGTACAGCGCCTATGAGCCGATCGAGGGCCACTTCGTGAACGGCGGCCTGACCATGGGCGAGAACATCGGCGACGCGTCCGGCGTGGCCGTGGGTCTGGAGGCCTATCATCTGTCGCTGAACGGCGCCGAGGCCCCGGTCATCGACGGCTTCACCGGGGACCAGCGCTTCTTCCTCGGCTGGGCCCAGGTCTGGCAGGCGAAGTACCGCGACGACGCCCTGAAGAACCAGATCGCGACCGACCCGCACTCACCGTCCGAGTTCCGCGTCATCGGCCCGCTGCGCAACGTCGACGCCTGGTACGCGGCCTTCGATGTCCAGCCGGGCACGCGGTACTACCTGACGCCGGAAGAGCGGGTCCGCATCTGGTAG
- the hisS gene encoding histidine--tRNA ligase, translating into MTDDASPEPVRPEARAPRGFADRRGPEVAQERRIVARVSEVYERWGFEALETGAFEYADALGKFLPDADRPNEGVFALQDDDDQWMALRYDHTAPLARFAAQSWETLPKPYRRYAFGPVWRNEKPGPGRFREFVQCDADTVGSDRPEADAEIIAMACEGLQAAGLAEGQAVVRVSNRKLFDGLFEAGGITDPTQRLTALRAIDKFDRLGWEGVAQLLGAGRLDDSGDYTKGADLPLGVAATIEAFLGSASEGTRADTLDAIARSGGLGAAGEAALEELAGIDSALNAMRVDQTTVRFDPTIVRGLEYYTGAVFEAELLLDTTDDKGRPVRFGSIGGGGRYDDLVARFTGQPTPATGFSFGVSRLASALRAAGRAGEVARGPVVVIVFSQDDMQHYLDAVSELRAAGVAAELYLGRAGMKAQMKYADRRNAPAVVMLGGEEIAAGQVTVKDLDAGRAAAAGVADNEAWKAARPGQQTVARPAMVQTIRSIIEASSIMSNAHG; encoded by the coding sequence ATGACCGACGACGCCTCCCCCGAACCCGTCCGCCCCGAAGCTCGCGCGCCCCGGGGATTCGCCGACCGACGCGGACCCGAGGTGGCCCAGGAGCGCCGCATCGTCGCCCGCGTGTCGGAGGTCTACGAACGCTGGGGCTTCGAGGCCCTGGAGACCGGCGCCTTCGAATACGCCGACGCCCTGGGCAAATTCCTGCCCGACGCCGATCGTCCGAACGAGGGCGTCTTCGCGCTCCAGGACGATGACGACCAGTGGATGGCCCTGCGCTACGACCACACCGCCCCGCTCGCCCGGTTCGCGGCCCAGTCGTGGGAGACCCTGCCCAAACCCTATCGTCGCTACGCCTTCGGACCCGTCTGGCGCAACGAGAAGCCCGGCCCGGGCCGCTTCCGCGAGTTCGTCCAGTGCGACGCCGACACGGTCGGCTCCGACCGCCCCGAGGCCGACGCCGAGATCATCGCCATGGCCTGCGAGGGCCTTCAGGCCGCCGGTCTGGCCGAGGGCCAGGCCGTGGTCCGCGTCTCCAACCGTAAGCTCTTCGACGGCCTGTTCGAGGCGGGCGGCATCACCGACCCGACCCAGCGCCTGACCGCCCTTCGCGCCATCGACAAGTTCGACCGCCTCGGCTGGGAGGGTGTCGCCCAGCTCCTCGGCGCGGGCCGTCTCGACGACAGCGGCGACTACACCAAGGGCGCCGACTTGCCGCTCGGCGTCGCCGCCACCATCGAGGCCTTCCTCGGTTCGGCCTCGGAGGGCACGCGCGCCGACACCCTCGACGCCATCGCCCGCTCGGGCGGTCTCGGCGCCGCCGGTGAAGCCGCGCTGGAGGAACTGGCCGGCATCGACAGCGCGCTCAACGCCATGCGCGTCGATCAGACGACGGTCCGCTTCGACCCGACCATCGTGCGCGGGCTGGAATACTACACCGGCGCGGTGTTCGAGGCCGAACTGCTGCTCGACACCACCGACGACAAGGGCCGCCCGGTCCGCTTCGGTTCCATCGGCGGCGGCGGCCGCTACGACGATCTGGTCGCCCGATTCACCGGCCAGCCGACCCCGGCGACCGGCTTCTCCTTCGGCGTCTCGCGTCTGGCCTCGGCCCTGCGCGCCGCCGGTCGCGCCGGAGAGGTCGCGCGCGGCCCCGTGGTCGTCATCGTCTTCTCCCAGGACGACATGCAGCATTATCTCGACGCCGTGTCGGAACTGCGCGCCGCCGGCGTCGCCGCCGAGCTCTACCTCGGCCGCGCGGGGATGAAGGCCCAGATGAAATACGCCGACCGGCGCAACGCGCCCGCCGTCGTCATGCTGGGCGGGGAGGAGATCGCCGCCGGTCAGGTCACCGTCAAGGATCTGGACGCCGGGCGCGCCGCCGCCGCCGGTGTCGCGGACAACGAAGCCTGGAAGGCCGCCCGACCGGGACAGCAGACAGTGGCCCGCCCAGCCATGGTGCAAACCATTCGCAGCATTATCGAAGCTTCGTCGATAATGTCGAATGCTCACGGATGA
- a CDS encoding DUF418 domain-containing protein, which translates to MAMPSIDAQTASSGERLAPTAPRDRIFQLDMLRGWAILGILAVNAMAFAWPIQLEMSAGFELPWMAEPANRLAHWVVQVFFQDKFRTLFSMLFGVSVFLVGGERSDLARGRLLRSRLFWLAVFGLIHGLAFWFGDILLLYAWSGVFMMLCRSWRPGRLFLVGGLIVGLFCLAQAAFGLVMANLPPEAAAQMQAGQPQVTAADIQKAIDAYRSGLPGALAANAMNWLVLQGASLLLLVWGTVGLMMVGLGLYKTGFLTGRSPTWVYLLTLAIGAANLAALGWLEWRDIQAGPGADPTRGLAGVAASFAILITLGYAAMLILMTRFGLRAITGVLAPVGRMAFTNYLTQTLIMTSIFYMPWGPRLFGSVDQAGLWLFVGAIWVAQLIWSPLWLSVFSMGPLEWVWRCLTFGRMVPLRK; encoded by the coding sequence ATGGCCATGCCTTCAATCGACGCCCAGACGGCGTCCAGCGGCGAGAGGCTCGCGCCGACCGCGCCCAGGGACCGGATTTTCCAGCTCGACATGCTGCGGGGCTGGGCGATCCTCGGGATCCTCGCGGTGAACGCCATGGCCTTCGCCTGGCCGATCCAGCTCGAGATGTCGGCGGGATTCGAGCTTCCGTGGATGGCGGAACCCGCCAACAGACTGGCGCACTGGGTCGTTCAGGTCTTCTTCCAGGACAAGTTCCGCACCCTCTTTTCCATGCTGTTCGGCGTGTCGGTCTTCCTCGTCGGGGGAGAGCGAAGCGACCTGGCGCGCGGCAGGCTGTTGCGCAGCCGTCTGTTCTGGTTGGCGGTGTTCGGCCTCATCCACGGCCTTGCCTTCTGGTTCGGGGATATTCTTCTGCTCTACGCCTGGAGCGGCGTCTTCATGATGCTGTGCCGGTCCTGGAGGCCGGGGCGACTGTTTCTGGTCGGCGGTCTGATCGTAGGCCTGTTTTGCCTGGCTCAAGCCGCCTTCGGTCTCGTGATGGCCAACCTGCCCCCCGAGGCCGCAGCGCAGATGCAGGCCGGGCAGCCCCAGGTCACGGCCGCGGACATCCAGAAGGCTATCGACGCCTACCGGTCCGGCCTGCCCGGCGCCCTGGCCGCCAATGCGATGAACTGGCTGGTCCTGCAGGGCGCCAGTCTCCTCCTTCTGGTCTGGGGCACCGTGGGACTGATGATGGTCGGTCTGGGCCTCTACAAGACCGGGTTCCTGACCGGCCGCTCGCCGACCTGGGTCTATCTGCTGACCCTGGCGATCGGCGCGGCGAACCTGGCCGCTCTGGGCTGGCTCGAGTGGCGCGACATCCAGGCCGGTCCGGGCGCGGATCCGACCCGGGGGCTTGCCGGTGTCGCCGCCTCCTTCGCCATCCTGATCACGCTCGGCTATGCCGCGATGCTGATCCTGATGACCCGGTTTGGGCTGCGGGCGATCACAGGGGTTCTGGCGCCCGTGGGCCGGATGGCCTTCACCAACTATCTGACCCAGACCCTGATCATGACGTCGATATTCTACATGCCTTGGGGCCCACGCCTGTTCGGGTCGGTGGATCAAGCGGGCCTGTGGCTCTTCGTCGGCGCCATCTGGGTCGCGCAGCTGATCTGGTCTCCTCTGTGGCTGTCCGTCTTCTCCATGGGCCCGCTCGAGTGGGTCTGGCGTTGCCTGACCTTCGGCCGGATGGTGCCGCTGAGGAAGTAG
- a CDS encoding phthalate transporter, producing MARFDTPADLPGQEPVIWRRTRAAIPVAAIAGILWPPLILTLLVWPPQNWLPGRELDWRLTVLFIGLIAVPAGLWSIRRERDRRGRPASRLGVVWRFMLYGGLLAAAAQTVLALVMMVWGWIQSGDLGQGVGATETTLLIYGVAGLPVAILVGVSYALWAGLCAAFIAFIPAPEKVKDRLGMLNR from the coding sequence ATGGCCCGTTTCGACACCCCCGCCGATCTTCCGGGCCAGGAGCCGGTCATCTGGCGTCGCACCCGCGCGGCGATCCCGGTGGCGGCGATCGCCGGCATCCTGTGGCCGCCCCTGATCCTGACGCTGCTGGTCTGGCCGCCCCAGAACTGGCTGCCGGGTCGCGAGCTCGACTGGCGGCTGACCGTCCTCTTCATCGGCCTGATCGCCGTGCCCGCCGGCTTGTGGTCCATCCGGCGCGAGCGGGACCGTCGCGGCCGTCCGGCCTCTCGCCTCGGCGTCGTCTGGCGCTTCATGCTGTATGGAGGCCTCCTGGCCGCGGCGGCCCAGACCGTTCTCGCCCTGGTCATGATGGTCTGGGGCTGGATCCAGTCGGGCGATCTCGGCCAGGGCGTGGGCGCCACCGAAACCACCCTCCTGATCTATGGCGTGGCCGGCCTGCCCGTCGCCATTCTGGTGGGCGTCTCCTACGCCCTGTGGGCCGGGCTCTGCGCCGCCTTCATCGCCTTCATCCCTGCGCCCGAGAAGGTGAAGGACCGGCTGGGCATGCTCAACCGCTAG
- a CDS encoding 3-hydroxybutyryl-CoA dehydrogenase: MTSTIKSVAIIGAGQMGVGIAHAVALGGYSVRLYDLASERLPIALGVIAASMARQVERGAVTQAQADAAMAQISGVETLAEAAKADLVIEAAVEDEATKKAVFAELVPHLGANTLLASNTSSISITRLASSTDRPDRFIGLHFMKPAPVMKLVEIIRGIATSASTYETAVAFAESLGKTTTNAEDFPAFIVNRILVPMINEAIYTLYEGVGNVASIDKALKLGANHPMGPLELADFMGLDVVLAIMNVLYDGLADSKYRPCPLLVKYVEAGWLGRKSGRGFYDYSGDVPVPTR; this comes from the coding sequence ATGACCTCCACGATCAAATCAGTGGCCATCATCGGCGCCGGCCAGATGGGCGTCGGCATCGCCCACGCCGTGGCCCTGGGCGGCTATTCGGTGCGGCTCTACGATCTGGCTTCCGAGCGCCTGCCGATCGCGCTGGGCGTCATCGCCGCCTCCATGGCCCGTCAGGTCGAGCGCGGCGCCGTCACCCAGGCCCAGGCCGACGCGGCGATGGCGCAAATCTCCGGCGTGGAGACCCTGGCCGAAGCGGCCAAGGCCGATCTGGTCATCGAGGCCGCCGTCGAGGACGAAGCCACCAAAAAGGCCGTCTTCGCCGAACTGGTCCCGCATCTGGGCGCGAACACCCTTCTGGCGTCCAACACCTCCTCGATCTCGATCACCCGCCTGGCCTCGTCGACCGACCGGCCGGACCGGTTCATCGGCCTTCACTTCATGAAGCCGGCTCCGGTGATGAAACTGGTGGAGATCATCCGCGGCATCGCCACCTCGGCCTCGACCTATGAGACCGCCGTCGCCTTCGCCGAGAGCCTGGGCAAGACCACGACCAACGCCGAGGACTTCCCCGCCTTCATCGTCAACCGCATCCTGGTGCCGATGATCAACGAGGCGATCTACACCCTGTACGAGGGCGTCGGGAACGTCGCCTCGATCGACAAGGCGCTGAAGCTGGGCGCCAACCACCCGATGGGTCCGCTCGAACTGGCGGACTTCATGGGTCTGGACGTCGTCCTGGCCATCATGAACGTGCTCTACGACGGGCTCGCGGACTCGAAATACCGCCCCTGTCCCCTGCTGGTGAAGTACGTCGAGGCGGGCTGGCTGGGGCGCAAGTCCGGCCGGGGCTTCTACGACTATTCCGGCGACGTTCCGGTCCCGACGCGCTGA
- a CDS encoding YggT family protein — MGVAIVWLVNAIISLMTWFIIGSAILSWLFAFDVINHRNRFVNQLAGFLDAVTRPLLEPFRRIIPPLGGIDVSPIVVLLLLNFARILFNNSAAGPLIALLG, encoded by the coding sequence ATGGGCGTGGCGATCGTCTGGCTCGTTAATGCCATCATCAGCCTGATGACCTGGTTCATCATCGGCTCCGCCATCCTCAGCTGGCTGTTCGCCTTTGACGTCATCAATCACCGCAACCGGTTCGTGAACCAGCTGGCCGGCTTCCTCGACGCCGTCACCCGGCCGCTGCTGGAGCCGTTCCGCCGCATCATTCCCCCGCTGGGCGGCATCGACGTGTCGCCGATCGTGGTCCTACTGCTGCTGAATTTCGCACGAATCCTGTTCAACAACTCCGCCGCCGGGCCGCTGATCGCCCTGCTCGGCTAA